A region of the Columba livia isolate bColLiv1 breed racing homer chromosome 23, bColLiv1.pat.W.v2, whole genome shotgun sequence genome:
CCTCCACCCCAAAAACGGGGGCTGGCAGCAAATCCTCCTGCTGTTTTCTCACCTCCCTTCGCTTTAAGGCATTGCCAGGCAAGgtaggaggggaaaagaaatataatGTGGGGTTTTGTGCACAATTGGAACATCCAGGGTTGCCCTGGGGTAGAGGTGAGACAGACAACTGCGTCTTCATCAGAAAGGCTGTTAAAGGGTTAAGCCAGCAAAGCAGCATCAAAGGCAGCTCCAGAGGAGAGGGGGTTGAGAAACTGAGATGGGTCTGGGTTGCGCAGACTCCTTGGAATCTCAGGAATTTCCCATTATTATCCCACTTCCCTTGCAGCGAGGGAGCAAAGAACCCGACCCCAGGTCCAGGGGCAGAAGCGCTGGGGATGGGCAAGGCCAGGGCTCAGCACCAGAGCTGGCACCGGGTAACCAGAGGGGAGAAACTGCGGTTCGGGACTCCAGGAACAGCTCGGGGGGGTCTTATGTCCTGCAAATTAGGTCTGGAGCTCAGAGATCCCGAGGTGGCTGGACCACAACCAACCTGCACAGCCCAAGAACAAGCGTCCCTCTAACCCACACCCGCTCAGCCCAGAGCTGGAGACCCCCCACACAAACAGGTCACCAAGACTTGTCACACAACTGCCACCCTGCGAGAACCCAGGACACAACCATTACACCAGCTGAGACTTGAATGCTGCCAATCTCATCCCAGTTCAACACCAGTTTTGATCGTGACTTGTCCATCTGATATCAGCAATAACCAACCTATGCAAGAGCTACACAAGTGGGAAGTTCCTGCTAAGGCACCACAGGGCTGGTGGTTTAACCGCTTCTCCTTGTCTCAGACACTAACAGGATAATACCCATCTTACAAGGATGCTGTCGGGATTAAAGTTTATAAAGTAGTCTGCGAACCCGCCGTGCTATACAAGCGCTAAGCAGCATTATGTtatctaattttctttctaagaGCTGTTAATGTAtaagcagcagctgcaaaatTCTTATTGCAAAGCTGCTTTATAGACATTAAGAAACATGTCAGGTATGTAGAGCTCAGTGCTTCCGTACGGAACAAGGACCCTGTTCGTTATGCAATTGCAGAGCATAGGAAGCTGTGGACAATTAAGGGTCCTTCTTTATATGAAAAAATGGGGACTGGGGAACATCCACCCCTTGAAAGATCCAGGAAAGCAAAGTGAGGTGTGATAACGGCAGCTGCTCTCATTCTACCCCACTCAGAGCGAGGGATTTTGCATTCAAGCTGTATTTACTCTCATAACACCCAGGGCAAGTGCCAGTAGATGAGGGCGAACGCCCCGGCACAGGCTGCGGTGACAGCGGTGTCCCCACGCGGTGTCACACCCCTGCACACCAGGGCACTCCCGCTCCCCCCAAACACCCGCTGGGGTGGGATAAAcacctttttatttccccttctttaAGGGGGCGCAGATTCAGATCAACCCCATGTAAACACCTGCTTGTATCTGAATTTCTGCCACTTTTCGCCTCCCCAAGCTGGAACTGGAGAGCTGCCATTTAAGCCTAGAAAACACTGATTTAATACCAGTGCTAACTGGCCAGTGCGACCCCTCTACCTGCACGCCCAGAGAACACTGGGGAGCAGCGGGGAAGGGCAGTTTGTGCTGAGGTCAGCACCCCCCAACCCTCATTTCGGGGGGCGAGGAGGGTCCGGCACGCCCCGCGGCAGCAGAGACTCACGCGTTGCAATACGGCTTCTTCTCGTAGCCCTTGTAGTTTTTCATGTTTAGGGTCATCTTGCAGGTCTCGCAGTGGAAACATGCTTTATGCCAGAACTGCAAGAGAGAGACGAGAGCATCGTTAGCACGAGCGACTCGCGAAACGGGGCCACGTCCCACCGGGATCACACGAATCCAACCCGGTGGCTCCTCCAGCCTCGAGATATTGGGGGCGGCATCCCCAACCCCCACAAAACCCTAAGGACAGACTATTCTTGCTGGTTTAAGACCCAAGCAAATCCCCCCGACCCTCCCAATGACTTGCATtacagcagcatcttgcttTCTTATCTCCCAACCAGGAATTCATCAGGTTTGGCCAAATACACAAGACGAGAAGCCTCCTACTATGAAAGagtcaccaccaccaccaccccccggAGCAGGGAGCTGGTAACAGATGTGGTTTGCAGGCTTCAAAGTCGCTGCTTTAGCGGGTTCTTTTTGCTGATGTTAGGCAGGAGATAGCCAGACGAGCAGGTCAGGTGGGGCTGCAGACAGCGAGCCAAGCAAACCCAGATGGAGGAAAGGTTCTCATGAGAAGACACCACTGTTGCACACGCAGTTTGGTGTATAATCCCTAGAGGACACAGGATCACCCCAAAAACCCCTCTGCCCCCCCTGCCCATGGTGGGGCTGTTGGGAGCCAACACAAGGGAGATGGCAGCGAGGAAGAGGTGCGGGGGGGTTCTTCATCCTCTGCCCCCCAGCtcttgcagcagcagcctcaggtTGTCCCCACGCCCTGGGGTTTGTCACCCAAACACAGTTTTCCTTTTAACCAGTGGAAGACCCTCGGGGTGCAGTCACACCCCACACAGCCCAAGGACACATGGAGGGGTCTGGGGTGACTTCCCAGGGACCAGAGCAGAATCTGACCCAATTCCTTCAgcaaacccccctgcacagcACAAACCTGCAGAACCAGGGGAAGAACGAGCCAAAAGCCACACGAACAGCCCACAAGAGCAAGGAGGTGACAGTCAGCAAGCGCAGAGTGACACCCAGACctggagctggggacactgtgCAGCGAGCAAACCGGGGAGAACAGCTGGCGGCTCTTGCTATGATTTCCACCCTTAAGCTTTAAACAAGAAGTCACTTCCACCCCGGCTCAGCCCACGTTCCAGCAAAGCCAAGCCTAACCCTCGTGCCACCCAGCGCAGGTACCGCACCCCGCGCACAAACACCCCCGCGGCTCCGCCAGACGGTGACTCAGCCCACAAGGACAATTCTCCTCCTTTCAGTTGCTCAGAGCAACgtatttgttcttttccctcaGTTATACCAGCTGCTGGCGGCAAGGGAGGGTTTGTTCCTGCACCAACACCCTCCTGCACCCCGTCATCTACCGCTCTGACTTACGGACAGACAAACAGCCGAGCCCGCAGTTCTCTGGGCATCTCCAAAGTTACAGCCTTTCCATTGAGCTACCACCACATCAGAGCTAATTAACAGACTTCTCCGAGCCTCATCAGCCGTTCATAGCTTCACATAAATACCAGAGACGCTGCTATAAATACGTAGAGATGAACTGACAGACAACGTGACTTCAGAGCCGCTTCCTTGAGGAACACCCGTGTCCCCAAGAGCCACCGGGTACCTGGCAAGACCGATTGTCCCCTGCCCGTGGCAGCACAAGCAATGCGCTCAGATGGCCCTTACACCTGTCCGGAGAGTAATTAATGTGTATTCCTGCCCCAGTTTGCACCAGGGGTTGCTCAGAGGTGTTTCTGTCCTGTGGCTCTTGCAAAGGGCTCTGCAGCCTGAGCGACCCAGAGAGCACTTACCCCATCTCCAAGTCTTGCTGCCACTAAACCAACAGCAATAACGCCAGAATTTAAAGCAGCACTAAGAGCAGCACGGGCACAGGAGAACGGCAATTACACCGGCTTCCAGTAACGCTGCCGCTCGCCCTCCAAAGAGAAAACAGGACAAGTTTCAAATGGGTTTTTGGAAGAGCATTAACACCCGTGTTTTCCAGCTCCAAGCCTGAAGTGCTGCGAACATCTGGAGCAAATCCCAGGGACAACAGCTTGACCCATAGGTTGTCCTCTATGAAAAGCACCATGGCCGTTTTGGGGAAGATGGAGCAACTTTGGGGCCCCTGAAGCAACTTTGCCACTTGGTAGATGTGGGGGCAGAGCTCAGCCCACCTCAGTGTATCCCCTTAGAGCTGCTACTACAGCCACACAACATCCTCTGCCAGGCAAAGCTGCTCCACATGCATCGCTTGAGACTCAAGGCTTAAAGAACATAAGGAGACTCCTTAGGCTGGAGGCAAAGCCTTGATGGGGTTTAATGCACTGGAACAGCTCATTCAAACCTCTCATTTTCACCAAAATAAAGATCTGACATCAGCTTGACGTGCATTCAGCAGTTGCAACCGCCAAGCCCTGCGGGGGGGGGGCACAGGAGATGTCACTTCCCCAGCGGAAGCCAAACGCATCACCCAGCACCTTATTGGGGTGGCGGGGGGGAAGGGAATGACACCCAGTTCCCCAAATGCCAGCGGAGCATTTGCCTTTCGCGAGGTGACAAAGCGACGGCTCGGGGGGCACAACCCCAGTTTCATGCGGGTGGGAGGCCAGTCGCCCCCCAAGGCGCTGCGTTCGTAAAGCCTAACGAAGCAGCGAGTCTTTTCCTCATTTATAGTAAATCTCAGACGGGAAACTGTCTTTCCTGATTTAACTACCAGGAGAAAACCCAAGCGCATCTGCTTGTcaacacagcagcaaaaataagaggaaaaagcagctgaaaggcAACGGCGTGCACACTTTTCCTCCCAGAAGCCCGTCGTTATTGCTGCCTGCGGTTCGACTTCAGCGCCAGCAGCGCTTATGCAAACAACGGCAGAGCTGCCCTTTCAACTTTGCTCAGGGTAGAGCGAaacgaggaggaggaaggagctgcAATAACACGGGGCCCATCCCGAGCTCTGACGGGAAGCGGGAGACACTTCCCGCTGCCACAAACCCCGGGAGAAATTAACACGGGGGGGGATTAATGAGTGGGGAGCCATTTGGTTGGGGGGTGCTGCATTGCACGGCTGGCCATGCGATGACTTGTAGCAAGAAGCTCATAAGACATCTAGAAGCACAAGAGGGTGACGGCAGCCTCACGCTCCTAAACATCTAGAATTTGCTCAAAAGTGGCCCAAATCCCAACCACTGCACAGGAGGGAGCAACGGGTCAACCCcccacttttttcccccctctaaTTATCCCCAATTTGGATATGTGAATTTGATATCCTGCAGCTACCCGGAGCCAGCATAGGCTGCAGGAGACAAAGTCCCTGGGACACCGAGGGTTCAGCTTCCAGCTCCAGGAAGAAACATCATCTGTGAAAAATGCGAGTGTAGGgtctgctgcagctcaggaaTGCGCTGCGAGACCCGCGCATTCTTCCAGTGCCTTTTAGTGCCTAAACTGGTCATCCCAGAGGCTGGAAGGGGGAGGATGGGGGGGGCTCTGCTCTCTGAGAGGGGTTAAATCAAAGGCAAACCCCATGGGAGCCGGGTGGGAAGGTTCCACCATCACCTTCCTCAGCAGCGGGTTGCACAGAAGCTTTATTTTTGGTGGGGAAATAGCCCCAAAACGGAGACTCAAAGCGTTCGCACGCAAGCAAAGACTGAATTCTGGAACAGAGAAGTATCAATTGggatggaagaaaaaagctaATGGAAACCAGATGAGGTTCCCGGTTTCAGGGGGAGCGTTAACTGTTGCTTTCCAGCGGCCTCCGCGGGCgcccggggctgctgctgctctttaaTTATACATTAAATTAACGAAAAGGCCCCAAAAGCTCCGCCAAAGGGCTCCTGGTCCACGGAACGAGGTGGTGTCACGCCCAGGGGGATGTAAGAAACTGTAGATCCCCACCCCACGGGACAACCAGAGGACACCCATAACCATAGAAATACCCACGGGGGTGGTCGGAAAAACTGTCGCACCCAGCGGAGACCCCGTGGGAAAGCGCAACACCCCCCCTCCGCCGCTCCCACGCGTGTCGCTCACCTTATCCAAGCAGTTCACCTTCTCCGTGGGATACACGATTTTCCCGCAGCGAGCGCAATTTGGGTTCATAGCTGCAATTTTAAGGGGTTTTAGAAGGATGGGGGGGCGGTCGAGCTCCCacccgccgccgctgctgcttctgaagcgccgcccgcgccgccgcgCCCCTAAATAAggatgggggggtggggggaaggggcggggcggcgggggcgcgcGTGGGGGCGTGGCCACACCCACGCGCGCACACGCGCGCCCTTCCcgccttcttcctcttccttctcctctctccccgGGGTGGGATTTTCCACGCGTGCGCCGCCCCCGTTCCACGCGCGGACGCCGCGATCGCGGCGTCCGCGCGTGGAACGGGGGCGGCGCACGCGTGAGCGCGGTGTAAGCGAGCGCGGAGCCCCCCGCGACCCCACGCGGGGGTATAGCTCAGTGGTAGAGCATTTGACTGCAGATCAAGAGGTCCCCGGTTCAAATCCGGGTGCCCCCTGGGATCCggattttcctctttttctaccatttatataaacatttttaacCCCCGCCCCACCCCGCGCGCGTGCGCGGTCCCACTTCCACGCGCGGCCACCACCCTCATCAGCGCACGCGTGGAATCGGGATAAGGGGTCACGATACACTCGTTCACCGTGAGGGGGTATAGCTCAGTGGTAGAGCATTTGACTGCAGATCAAGAGGTCCCCGGTTCAAATCCGGGTGCCccctccttttcatttttccccctctttctccacttttttccctaaaatccccaaatttgttaaaataaacGATTTTCGCTGCCGTTACGCCCGTTCCCTCCCCGGTGCTCCCGGTAGCCCAGCGGTGCCGCTTCCCGGCCGCCTCTAGGGGGCGCTGCCGGCGGAGGGTCCCGCCGTCACGTTGAAGTGGGCGGGGCGACGTCATATCCCGGCGTGTCCCGCGCGCCTCCGTCTCTTCCGGCGCCAAGATGTCGAAGCGAGGTAAGATGGGGACCGGGCCTAGGAAGGGGGGCGTGATGGAATCCGGTTCCATCTGCGGCGAGCGGCGCCCGGATCGCCCCCCTCGGGGCGGGGGATGGCGGAGTGGGGTCCCGGGGAGCGGCGTGCGAGCCCGGTTGGGCGCGGAGGCCGCAGCCGGTGTCATTAATCCGCTCCTGGGGAGGCGGAGGTTGGGCCGGGTCCTCGCTGCCTGGAGCCCCTTTGCGTTTAGGCTCTGGGGTTTTAATCCTTTTCTTCACCCGCAGGACGCGGAGGTTCCTCCGGTGCGAAGTTCCGCATCTCCCTGGGTCTCCCGGTGGGAGCCGTGATCAACTGCGCGGACAACACGGGTGAGCGCGGCCAGGGGCCTGGGGAGGAGCCGCCCGGTGTGACCCGGAGGGGAACGGCTGTTGAATGAGTTGTAAAAAACAGGGTTTTATTCTGCAAATGGCTGCAGGTCTGTACCTGTGGCTCAGCGCGGTGTTGGGGAAGGAGATAACAATAATGTCATAGAATTGTTTAATTGTTTTGGCTGGGagagcccctcaagatcatggagtccaaccataacccagcttTGTCACTGCCCCacgtcctgagaacctcatgtccgtctgtccaaccctccagggctggtgactccagcactgccctgggcagcctgttccaatgccccacagccctttggggaagaaattgttcccacatccaacctcaacctcccctggcgcaacttgaggccgtttcctctgctcctggcgcttgttcctggggagcagagcccgacccccctggctccaagctcctttcaggcagttcagagatcagaaggtctcccctcagctcctgttctccagctgaaccccccaggtccctcagccgctccatcacacttgtgctccagcccctcaccagctccgttcccttctctccactcgctccagcacctcaagggctttcttggcgtgaggggcccaaaactgcccccaggattcgcgGTTTGGTCTCCCCGTGCCCAGCACTGGGACGGTCACTGGCCACACCAGCGCTGACACAGTATTTGTCATGTTCTTGCCTCTTCCCTTGGCATGagctttcttggcgtgaggggcccaaaactgaccccaggattcgaggtttggcctccccagaaCCAGCATCTGTTCTGGGGGAAGCCGCAGCTGGCGCTCTTGGCATCAGTCGGTGATTTGTTGGGGCAGCATCTTCCCCGGTTAACGGCAGCGCTTCTCCCCGCAGGCGCCAAGAACCTCTACATCATCTCCGTCAAGGGGATCAAGGGGCGGCTGAACCGGCTGCCGGCGGCTGGTGTGGGCGACATGGTGATGGCCACGGTCAAGAAGGGCAAACCCGAGCTGAGGAAGAAGGGTGAGCGCTGAGAGTCGGCCTGCGCCGCCGTGTCGCTCCTGCGAAGGACGGGGAGGATGATTCCTCCCTCAAACTGGTGCAGGAAGCGGGAACCGAATCTCTGGAGTGTCACGTCCACCCTCCTAAAAAGCACTTGTTGGGTCTGTGCGCAGTGACCCAGTGAGTTGTCGTGGAAGGGCAGAGCAAAGGCATCGCTTTTGGGTGAAGTGGCAGCTTGTGCTGTTTATTTCAATCAGTGGTGGGACAGTCCgttttgggggaaaaacaagGGTTTGTTGGTGcttgggaggggaagggaggagttCTTTTGATGATATATTTGGAAATAAAGGTGGGGAAGTGGAAAAACACTGAATTGTCCAAGCGTAGGTGCAGCTGTGTTACATAGTCAGTTTTAAGGGTACTATTGACTATAGTTTCTCATAGTGAAATGCTGCAAAtatgaggttaaaaaaaacaccagacccaaacaaacccacaaaataaCCCAAACCGGTGCAGCAGAACTGTGTCTCCGGGGTATGTGCCGCATAAAAGGCGGTTTGTGATCCCGAGCTGctcctttctctctgcagtCCACCCGGCAGTGGTCATTCGGCAACGAAAATCATACCGGAGAAAAGACGGGGTGTTTCTCTATTTTGAAGACAACGCGGGAGTGATAGTAAATAATAAAGGTGAAATGAAAGGTACGGACAAGAACCCTGGGGGATGCGGAGAGGGGTGGTGGGTTGGGGCTGCAATTTGGGCAAAAGGACCCAGATTCTGCTCAGACTCAGTGCAAATGGGTTGAATTGTGTGAACGTCTCTGCGCCTGCTCTGTCTCTATCATGCTGTtgtatttttctcctccagGCTCTGCGATCACAGGCCCTGTGGCGAAGGAGTGCGCAGATCTGTGGCCCAGGATCGCCTCCAACGCGGGCAGCATCGCGTGAACGCCTTTTGTCTTCGTAGGGATCAAATAAAAAGTCCTTGTACCAAATACGTGGTGTTTTTCTTGCCGAAGCGCCGTCCTCGGCTGAGCGGGACGATGTCGCAGTGAGGGAGGGAGTTCTGGGAAGTCATTTTATGGACCTTGTGTGAACGTGGACTGCAGCAGGAAAGTGGGATTTGGAGTTTCAATATCCAATAAGTCTGTTTCAGGCAGGTTCCTGTATTATGGAAAACACCTGCAATGGGGTTGCACTGGAATGACTTTAAATTTTAGCATTACAGAGTGATCCAGTTCAGGTACGTGTGGACAGAAACTAAGAGGTGTCAGTGAAAGTTCTACAAGAAACCTTCGTATGGGGGCTCTCAAAATTGTAGGTGTGGAGTTTTCTTCCAGAATGGGTGATTTAACTGCTCAGAGACGCTGGTGTGGGGGAAAATACCACCTGAAAACAAGCGCCTTGGTCTGTGTTGTGAAGTCAGTGTTtcaaagtgggtttttttctctgtgatggGATGTTTTGGGGACAAAACTGGGATTTCAGGACCTCGGCCACTGCTAAGAGGAGCCGTGGCTGGTTTTGTAGGTGGGGGTGTAGCTCAGGGGCAGAGCATTTGACTGCAGATCAAGAGGTCCCCGGTTCAAATCCGGGCGCCCCCTCCCTCCTTTTTATCCAGAAAAAGTTGGTTTGGAGCACTTGCTTTCCACACTTTTCCCTAAAACTGCCTGCAGGCTTTGGTTTCTGTTCCATCAGGTGCTGGGAGAGATAAAGAAGCTGATTCCCATGAGACGACACTGAGGTGGCTGCGAGGGAAGAGATGAGTATTTCAGAAGCTGCTGTTTTGTCTCAGGATTAATTAGTGAACGTTTGCTGAGATTGTTTGAAATAATACAGAAGCAGGTGGGGGTATAGCTCAGTGGTAGAGCATTTGACTGCAGATCAAGAGGTCCCTGGTTCAACTCCAGGTGcccccttcttttcctttccttcacgCTTCTTTTTGCTTGAATTCATCACAGAAAGAAGCTGGAGAGTTTGCCTGGTCATCTGAGCTTGTGCTGTGCAGCAAACGTTGGTTTCGGAGCTTCAGCATTCAAGGAACGGAGCCCCTGCGTGTAGGGAACCTGCACAGGTTGTGTATTGTGTGAGTAACTACTCACTGTGTGTGAGTACTCATCTCTGCTCTTACTACTCTGTagtaataatatttattatcaTATAATTAAGTCTGTTTATGATAATATATTTAAGTCTGTTGACACCCTTTGCAGGCGCATTATGGCCCAGAGGGGGCTGTCAAGTGAAAGAATCTGACCAGTGGGTATAAAAACCTGTCTGTCttatagaaatgttttaaaaatgtcttgtgGGCAGAGGTTCCCCAGGGGGTATAGCTCAGTGGTAGAGCATTTGACTGCAGATCAAGAGGTCCCCAGTTCAAATCTGGGTGCCCCCTCACAATTTACCTTTTTTGGGGCTTTCGgagtgtttgctggaaggagcagctcagcctcCCATCTTCTGCTGTCTCAGGGGGCTGAACAATGTTCTTCTGTCTTCACCTCTAGAGATTGTTCTGTTCTTGAAAGGTTAAGTGCAGCACGAGGTTTTCCTCACTGGTCTCTCAAGAAGATCAGCTCGGCTTCCTCTCCTGTGAATTCTTTTTCATGCTACAGTAAGAGATAGAAACAGTGGGGAAAACTTCGGAGTCTGAGGCGGTTGCTGTATCAAGTTACCGTCTGTTAGAAGAGAACAAACGCCAACGGGGAAACAGAGGTTTGGCTGGAGAGAAACTGGGCCAAGGTCAGCTGGTGAACGACGTGCGGAGacggtgtctgtctgtctgtctgtctgtgggAGTGTGGCGAGTCGGCGTCTTGGCCGCTGTTGTGTTTCAGGCTGGTGATTTCCGCAGCAGGATTTGCTCAATTGGATTCCTGGGGGCAGAGATGCTGAAGATTGGGGAAGAATGtagtgaaaatgttttgttggCAAGTTACAGGTGTGTGCAGGGGGTATAGCTCAGTGGTAGAGCATTTGACTGCAGATCAAGAGGTCCCTGGTTCAACTCCAGGTGcccccttcttttcctctccttcacaCTTCTTTTTACCCAAATTTGTCACAAAAAGAAGCTGGAGAGCTCCTTTTGAGCCTTGTGAGCTTGTGCTGTGCAGCAAACATTGGTTTCAGAGCTTCAGCGTTCAAGGAACCGAGACCCTGCCTGAAAGAAACTGCAGGTGTTGCATATTCTGTGAGTACTCATCTCTGCTCTTAATACTCTGCAGTAATCATATTTATCATCATTTATTATATTTAAGTATGTTGACACCCTTTGCAGGTGCATTATGGCCCAGAGGGGGCTGTCAAGTGAAAGAATCTGACCAGTGGGTATAAAAATTTGTCCGTCttatagaaatgttttaaaaatgtcttgtgGGCAGAGGTTCCCCAGGGGGTATAGCTCAGTGGTAGAGCATTTGACTGCAGATCAAGAGGTCCCCAGTTCAAATCTGGGTGCCCCCTtcttttcttgtccttcatgCTTCTTTTTGCTCAAATTCATCACAGAAAGAAGCTGGAGAGTTCCTCTTGGGCCTTGTGAGCTTGTGCTGTGCAGCAAATGTTGGTTTTGGAGCTCCAGCACCCAAGGAATGGAGCCCCTGCCTATAAGGAAACTGCAAGGGTTGTGAGCTGTGTAACTACTCACTGTCTGCACGTACTTCTATCTGTTCTTAATGCTCTGTAGTAATTGTATTTGTCATGATTTATTATATTTAGGGGTCTCTGTGCTCTTTGGCAGGCAGAGTAATATGCACATGGGGGCTGCAAGTGAAGGAATCTGACCAGTGGGTATAAAACTCAGTCTCTCtgtataaatgtttttaaaatctcttgtGGCAGGAGGTTCCCCAGGGGGTATAGCTCAGTGGTAGAGCATTTGACTGCAGATCAAGAGGTCCCCAGTTCAAATCTGGGTGcccccttcttttcttctcctttaacCTTCCTTTTGCCAAAATTCATCACAGAAAGAAGCTGGAGAGTTTGTTTTGGGTCTTGAGAGCTTGTGCTGTGAGGGCTGATGTGTGAGTTTCAGTGTTGGAGGAACTGACCCCAGGCCTATAAAGAAACTGCAGCGGTTGTGCGCTAACTActcactgtgtgtgtgtactcGTCTCTGTTCTTGATTCCCTGCGGTAATTCCCTGTACTCCCTTTGGCAGACACGTTACGGTGCAGAGTGGGCTGTGGAGTAAAAGAACCTGATCAGTGGACACAGACACTTGTTGCTCCATATAAATGGTTTTAAAACCTCCTtgtggaaggaaggaaagtaGGGGGTATAGCTCAGTGGTAGAGCATTTGACTGCAGATCAAGAGGTCCCTGGTTCAACTCCAGGTGCCCCCTCTTTACCTGCTTTTTCAcccctttttcttccagaatcTCCTCACAGACAGACCATGGAGGGTCATTCTTACCCCTCTGAGGTCTTGGAAATCACTTGGTCATCTTTTGCCAAGCACGAAACCAGACCTTGACGTTTCTCCCCCTCTTCTCCTGAGGAGTGCACG
Encoded here:
- the RPL23 gene encoding large ribosomal subunit protein uL14; this translates as MSKRGRGGSSGAKFRISLGLPVGAVINCADNTGAKNLYIISVKGIKGRLNRLPAAGVGDMVMATVKKGKPELRKKVHPAVVIRQRKSYRRKDGVFLYFEDNAGVIVNNKGEMKGSAITGPVAKECADLWPRIASNAGSIA